A section of the Anabaena cylindrica PCC 7122 genome encodes:
- the rppA gene encoding two-component system response regulator RppA, translated as MRLLLVEDEKDLGISIYNSLKLLHYIVDWIEDGETAWDYLNKVPPRYEIAILDWMLPKLSGLELCQRLRAQKNQLPIMLLTARDSMSDRVTGLDAGADDYLVKPFGMEELLARVRALQRRLPNFQPPQLQIGSLMLDYGNFSVVNFEDENSPPIILTAKEFQLLEYFMQHPEQILTHEQIRARLWDFESDTVSNVVAAQVRLLRRKLSECGFPKAIETIRGFGYRFCR; from the coding sequence ATGCGGTTGTTATTAGTAGAAGATGAAAAAGACTTAGGTATTAGTATTTATAATTCTCTTAAACTCCTTCATTATATAGTAGATTGGATAGAAGACGGAGAAACAGCTTGGGATTATTTGAATAAAGTACCGCCAAGATATGAAATTGCAATTTTAGATTGGATGTTACCGAAGTTGTCAGGATTGGAATTGTGTCAACGATTAAGAGCGCAGAAAAATCAATTACCAATAATGCTATTAACAGCTAGAGATAGCATGAGTGATCGTGTAACTGGTTTAGATGCGGGGGCAGATGATTATCTTGTTAAACCCTTTGGTATGGAAGAATTATTGGCACGGGTAAGAGCATTACAAAGAAGATTACCAAATTTCCAGCCACCGCAATTACAAATAGGTTCTTTAATGTTAGACTACGGCAATTTTTCAGTTGTGAATTTTGAAGATGAAAATTCTCCACCAATTATCCTTACAGCCAAAGAATTTCAATTACTAGAATATTTCATGCAGCATCCTGAACAAATACTAACTCATGAGCAAATTCGCGCCAGACTTTGGGATTTTGAAAGTGATACAGTAAGTAATGTTGTTGCTGCACAGGTAAGATTACTCCGACGCAAATTATCAGAATGTGGTTTTCCTAAAGCTATTGAAACTATACGAGGCTTTGGTTATCGTTTTTGCAGATAA